Below is a window of Amphiprion ocellaris isolate individual 3 ecotype Okinawa chromosome 15, ASM2253959v1, whole genome shotgun sequence DNA.
TCAGGAAATCTAATGTGTCATTTCTTCCCTGAGGGACATCCAACTACTGTATCATAGCGAGTCACTATCAGGTCTGCCAAAGGCTGTTAGCAGCTTTCTACATAAACATTTAATGACTCATCACTCATATATGCATCACATTAGCTCCCCTGTCCCTTCAGAAATGCCGTGTTTAAGACTCTTACTGATCCAAGTGTACAAGTGCTTTAACCTCTGAGCGCTGGATATTTACATAACTGGACAGTTCTTGTGCATTACACAGTTTTGCCTGACCATTAATCAAGCTTTGTTTTTAATGGAAGGGGTATCGTGTTTGTTTCCTCGTCCTAACTGGGGCTTTTCCTGGCATTTGACAGGCTGCAGCTCGACACCATTGTTCGTACCTGGTGCAGCAGCACAGCACGGGCTTCCTGGAGGCCGGAGGGGAGGAGAGCTGGCTCAGCGGCCTCGAGCACGCTCCCACCAAACTGCACAGCCTGCAAACACTCAACAAGCTGCTGGCACACAGACCCTGGCTCATTACCCAGCAGCACATCCAGGTCAGACGCATCGCCCACTCGCCTACCCACTCCCCTGTGTCTCACTCCAGCTCCTCTGTTTTGCTCACACTCTGTCATATAATCGTAATATAATTTAATACATTACATTTCTGACTTGCATCCAACATCACTCTCTCACTGACTCACCCACTATTCCCTGTGCGGTAGACAATTAGTAATTTTGCTTGTAATGAGCAACAAATTAGTATTCCAGACACTTAACATCACTCACAAGTGCAGTTTTGCCCTGTTAAATGTGATTCAAAGGACTGTGGGTGGGAAGTAGAGTGCATTCTGTGGACACTTGcttttttatgccattttgggACATTTTCAGGAAACTACATAGAACATACATGTCACTCACAATACCAGCATTCAGATTAAATGGCAAATAGTAAATATAGTGCCAAAGAAGTGATTTCAGACACTGGCTGTTGCTatgcaaataaacatttatcaGTCCTATAATTTCACTTGGAAGCTAAGTTAACAAAAGAACTTGGCAACTCTGTAGCAAGGTGATTGTTTACTCCCACAATAAGGTAGATGCAGGTGTATGCAatagtttggacacactttggcaatttgcatattttacagatttttgaagtGAAAAGAAGTAAATACAAACTGTAAGCTTTTTTCTTGAACTTGGAAAACAACAGATAACGGTGATTGTGGCAAGAAGCCATCTACTTGTAAAGTCTTTAACTCATTAGGCTGTAATTAACTCCTTGGGTTTGTAATGCAGGGCAGGAATGGTCATTAGGAATTGTCAGCTGAGGACAACTCTTGTGATAACACTCAACAACCGTGACCTCCTCCAAGTATCTGAGTATCTAAAATGAAGCTAATTGATGCTTATTAACCAGGAGGTGGCTATAACAAGGTATCAAAGTGCTTGCAGATTGCAATTTCCGCTGTCTGAAATGCCCTTAAGAGCTGGCAGTTAAGGAGAAGTGGGGAAGTCAAAACGAATTCTGGAAGACAAGGAAATCGCTCAGGTAAAACAGCACATCTGCTGATCAGACAGGCAAAGCAAAAACCCCTGTATGACTGCAAAAGAGCAGCAGGACAggttagctgacaggagtggtgGTTCACTGctttcttgtttgtattttgtcagaaaaacaaagtattggacacattttgacagCTTTAGGTAAAAAGTCAGAGGGGAGCACCAAAATCATTACAGGTCATCCTGAGGGAGAATAACAACAGTCCCTCTGAAAAGTGTTGAGACATCTCATCGTGGTCCAAACCCAACCAAATGACCAATGTTACCATCCAGCAAACCTTTTCTGAAACTATTCTTACCCAGCATCGGCCTCTCTGCCCTACAGGAGCTGGTGTGTCCTGGAGCAGACCCTCGCTGGTCGCTGGCTGAACTCATTCATGCGGTCGTCCTGATGGCCCACGCTCACTCGCTCTCCTCCTTCGTATGGGGCTGCGGTTTAAACCCCGAACCCGACCACATCGGTGGTTACACCTTCCAGCCACCATCACCCAGTCACCTTCCTCGTAGCCCTCATAGTCCCGCTCATGAGGATGGCAGGCAAGAGGTGAGCCAAGCTTTCATTTCGATCACAAGTCTAATAGGTCTTCAGTGTCAACAAGACAGGAGCGTGGAAATTGAATTAATTCAAGCATTGTTTCACCGGATAAACTGGTTTAGTAACGACATAAGAGATGACTCACTTCACCTCGTTGATTTAAACAACAAGTACTTTAAGCTCTCTGATCATCTCATCCAGCTGGTGGACGGAGCGATGGAGGTGGAGGTTTTGATGAAGAGGatggtggagctgcagcagcagcaggaggaggagtgcACACAGGAGGAGATGGTTACTCGGTTTGAACGGGAGAGGAGCGAGAGCATACCAACAGGTACGTATAGGTCTGTGTACCCCTGCATCACTCTGTTGGACTGCATTGGTTGACCcgaatttgtgtttgttgtgttttgtttagcGGTGGTGCGGGGAGCTCCACCTGACCTGGTGCTGTGTCTGGTGGAGGAACCAGAGTTCAGATACGAGGACTTTGCCCCCAGAGGAGAGCAGGCACCACCCACCATGAGAGCACAGGTagtttggagcattttttttgtatgacaTGTTAAACTTTATTTCTTCGTACTTTTCATAGTGTTCAGTGCTGTCGATTGGTGTCTGAAAGTTCATATCTTATGTGCAGGATTATTCGTGGGAGGATCACGGCTTCTCTCTAGTGAACAGACTACTGCCAGACATGGGCCAGCTCCTGGATGAGAAATTCCAGGTACTGTCACGTTTCACCACTGAGCTGTTTTATAACTGTGCAACCCTGATATGTGGATAACGCAACTGGTATTTCTGCTTCAGGCAGTGTGAGTAAAACACGGTGCGATCTTGCTGAAACTAAGATTTAATGGAGATCACGTgggccagattttttttttgaaaacaagtGTGGCGACTACATAGGTTTTGTAGAGTAGTGTTTCCCATTGCATGCTTTGATctaatctttgtttttgtttgaaatacTGGACTTCAAAAATCTTTGGAATGAAACAATCTCAGAAGGgaaaatcactttttctgttaaaaatgctaTGAAGGTAACATTGATTTGCACTGAGGGTCCACAAACAGAAGTCTTTCATTGGTCTGAAAATTTGTGGCCAAATTCAGAACCACCCGTAAATGTGCtgcctggaactgaaccagactTGTTTATTACTTGATACAGACACAAGCAGAGCTGAGAAATACCGGACCTGAACTGAGCCAAAAGGCACAGACACCAATTTCACAACTGATTGCTATTAACAACTGAACGTTAATTTACAAGttgtcaaaacaaaacattacctTGTCCAGCCCTCTCCCTTGTGCCTAACCGTATATAATCCATCCTCCTTGCCAAGAAAGTTAGTAAAACACTTCCAGGTTTTCTGTTATTCCTCTCTTGCTGATTGAACCAGCGTGACTAATCCACTTGTTATTTCAGCTTAAAAGTCCACTTGCTGTCACGGTGACAGATGATGAGCGCGACTTGTTCAGAATCAGCTTTGTAGTTTCGTTTCATCAAGCATAATAATGATAACTTTGACGGTTTACCCTTTTGAACTATAATAATGATTGCTTGTTCACTGCATTGCTGATTTTCCATCATTTGCGCTTTTCGAGATCTTTTCTATGTTCTACAAGAGATCAGAGTCTGACCTTTGCTCTCTACACACTTAGCCCGTTCATTATCATCAGTTCTATTTGATCAAAGCCGAGTGTTCTTGGGTGCTTTATGTAATGTTAAACAGACCAACGGTATTAGTACGGGACCTGATCCGGACCTGAATGGCCATATAAAACAAGAATCTGAACCCATATAGAGCTCCCTGTGACCCCTAGTCACAAGCATAAATGTGAATAGttgaaatagaaataaaattgatTCGAgtaaggtgaaaaaaaagatttaaagtaGGTGTCCTGTAATCATTTCTTGGCATTGTTGTTTAACTGCAGAGCCTAAGTTGATTtgcaaatacaaaacaggtGAATCAAGCAGTTTAAAATGTGACTACAGGTTGTGAGCAACTTGACCTACCACAGGATGGCCATGCATGAAGGTGTGGATACTCACACGCTGAGAAAAGCTCTGTGGAACTACATCCACTGCCTCTACGGGATACGGTCAGTATAACACTTGTCATCTCAACGTGTGTACGGCTATATATACACTTCCTCTGCTCTGTCACTGACCTTTTTTGTCACTCCGCGTACGCAGCTATGATGATTATGACTACGGCAGCGTGAATGTGTTGTTGGAGCGCTCTCTGAAGGTGTATGTCAAAACCATGGCCTGTCACCCCGAGCAGACCACGGCGCGCGTATATCACGCCTTCTGGAGACACTTCAGACACTCAGAAAAGGTACGAACGAGTTAAAACGTGCACTTGACCCGGCCTCTTCAGTCacaaatcatttgacattttaacacgTCGGATCTCTTTGGTACCTTCTCAACAAGAAGAGAATCATTTGGCATTTCAGTGTGTCCTTCTTTTCCTACCTTTTTAAATGTCATCAGAGAGGGAAGCGTCACAGACAGGACTTGAAAGTGTGTCACCTAGTTATCTGAAGGTAATGacatgattctttttttttcttgtgcagGTTCATGCAAATCTAATAGTGATGGAAGCCCGGCTACAGGCAGCCCTTCTTTATACCTTGCGAGCCATTACACACTACATGAGATGACGCGCCCAATCACGTTTTTGCTAATGCTGAGCCAGCTGTGACGTACCACAGTCTAGACAGTCTTGCACACACTACTGCGAATGTTTGCATATCATATAtgtcagtgttcatttttatttcatgctgCTTTGTGGTTATGTTTAACATTTGTTACCTCTTTTGCACTGAAGTGTATCAGGCTTCATGTTCCCCATTTGAGCCTCGAGTGTTGTTCTGAATATCTTGCACACGTTTCTGTCGCGCAGACATATCGACATGCCAATGATATTAGGTCTGACACAACTCATCATCATGATTCAAGTGTTTCctttgctgtattttctgttgtGCATTTCACAAATCAAGCACATCATTGCTACTCATGCCGCAGTCCACTCTGTCTGCAGGGCACTGaggtaaaatgacaaaatgtcttgtatttttttaaacaataaaaattacgTTATTGAAATTGAACCAAGCAAATAGTGTGAAGTTGTCTGGATTGTATCTACATGTTAGTTTGTATTTAACCCTCGCGTTGTCccgtgggtcaaaattgacctggtttaaagtttgaaaatgtggggggaaaaaaaatttcatagcGAAACTTccaatgtccacattttcaacatttttgggaaatctttgaaaatttttttggtggaaaaaaatgttaaaaacgtttgagcattcacaaaaaatcaaccaaaatccagcaaattttgctggattttgattgatttttatgtgaatgttcttcaagaaaatattagaagttttactgatatgtatgtactcacttgagatatttttagaatttttttggaagatttttactcattttttgaaagtatttacaatttttttttttttttttttaaacataaaacttttaagggaaacttttaacgaattattggaattttcttcctggaggttttgcaaattttcagaaatttggggatttttttttcctgaatttttttcagacacggaaacaatattttttttggtgcccgtcaatgaggacaacaggagggttaaggcgGTGTTGTTTTACTGGCAGGAAAAAACACTGAGCCAACAGTGAAAATCATTGGAAAGTCGAAGCAAAAGTTCCATTGACAAACCACAAGATGGCGACACAGACTTTATAATTGGATGAGCCACCAGTCTGTGTGAACTGTACAATCATAGTGTAGTTTTCTAGAGTTACAGCTGAAACATGCCTCAGAATATCTACATACTAGGACAGGTTCAGCCCCTCACCTTTTGGTGATTACTGCCCGGTTGTATATTTGCTTGTACGCGGATATCACACATCTCATTTAGCCTTCCTGTCATTCTCAGAAGTGAGTGAATGTGTCGCATCCCACCTTGCAACTGCACACCATGCAGACACCGAGAGCTCAGATCGCACTACAGTCGGGCTTCAGATAGCACAGATCCACATTACCACGTAGTCGGTGCTTTTTTTTTACGCACTAGAAAAAGGACTTCTGTGCCAAAATCAGTGGCATGTGAACTCCTATTCCTTAATCAGTGCGAATAATAAACAGATTTCTTGTTGTTAAATCTGGCCTGAGATTACAGACAACGCGTAGTCTCTGACAAAATAATTCTCAAGGGTAGaattttgctattttgatgGGTGAAAATGATTGTTTATTAAGGATAACGTCTAATTAATGTTTCTGTTGAATTTAGGTTAGAGCGATCTCATGTCCGCGCGCCTTCCTCTGGGTTGGACCTCACTGTGCGCGTGCGAGTCTTCCGGCCGTCTCACGCGcgctcacttttttttcttttttcacttttgagCAGCGCGCTCCTTTTCTCCGTGCGCCCCTCGAGCTACCGGACAGCGCAGCCGCTCACGACTCCCAGGACTCCCGGTAATAACTTCTGTGTCAGGTACGTTCACCGTTTTTATACCTGAAAACAGCCTGAAACTCATCTGCCTCACggtattttaatttaaattacttGTTTTGCCGAGACCTGCCCGTTTCCCCATTAAAACTACCGGAATGTCGCGTACAAGTAACATTTAAAGGTACTTTTCCTCCAATAGCTGGGTTAATAGATACATTTCACCTCTAAACTTTTACTGTTTTGCTCGGTATGTATGTTACAATTTAACCCAGGCAGGTAAAGAGGCCTTGAAAAGCATcattatcttgtttaattaaatAGCCAGATCGGTgctgatttcagtttttgcGAAAATTGGGTAACTTtggagttttctgttaaataaaaggAAGTTTGGCTAGCTGCCTGTGAGAAGTTATTCAAGTGTTCCTGTACCACAACTTCCACTCTTCACGCTGGAGGGGTTCCATAGAGGATGGTATTTAGAAAATCAAACAGCCAATACTGCGATATTGAAAGAGTTGAATTCACCAGATAAGTTAGTCAGCTACTCTGAAGTGGGATCTTTTGCCAGCAAAGATTTAAGGCTTGTCAGTTGCAAGGCTGTACTAATGGAAAATGTAGCTTTTAATCAAGGTAAAAGGGTAAAAACAGAACTTATTATTGTAGCTGGATAATGTTGAATTAAATGGATGTTTTTATCACACACAACTCAACAAGCAACAGTTTAATCTGaacttttatttatctgtttaagGTATATTACAGTGCTCTTACAAGTACACTATTTACATAGGTTTATATGTATGTGTGGAAGTTAAGAGAGgaatattttaattgttttgggttgtgtattttttcttttactatcATATCTGTAGTTGTACAGAGCTGTGAAGATTCACAACTGCTCAAGGCATATTTCCCTTTGGAGACAGTAAAGTACATCTTATCTTACATTCGTGATAGATAAATTGTCAAATTGTTATTTAGGCTCAAGGCCTCATGCCTGTGAGACTGTGTTAAATATTCCTTCAGTCAATGCGACTGATTTATTTGGAGCAGCTACAGGAAGCCACCTTGAGGAAAAGGCCGGGCGGCCTGTTTCctcaacatccatccatctgagGCGTTTTTGTGGCTTGAGCATGTTCTGATTGGTGtttgttctgtctttgtgaTGGCAGGTTACATAATCACACATTTAATTTCCACGtatcaaaataaatgtttgattCAAAGCATTAAAAAGTTTATTGTATGGCTGTGAAGGAATTGTCCTGGAATTTTGAAGCTTAGATGGGAAAAACGCGATTAGACCATCGGAGGCCGGACTTCATCAGTTCCTGTCTTTAGCCTCGGTCCTACTCAGGAAGGAAGGGGGCGTGGACATGTTTTTAGGGTTAGAAATGGACTTCATCACTCAGTTTTCCCAAGATTCATCTGAGGGTAGAGGCAGGTGACCTCTCATTTAAGCTTAGCTCCAGAGCTTGATGTGTCGACGAGGAGTTCTGCATGTTTTCAGCCAGAAAATGACTTAAGGAAGTCACTTTTTCTCCTTGTTGGTCCCACAGAAATAGACCTTGAACCCTTAACGCAACTATTTAACCTCTGCAAATGCTCATGTACGGCATCCAACCAGTTAGCTCAGTGCTCTCTATCTAGAGGAAATGATGACATCATGTGGAAACAGGACATCCCGATGACCGAGGCACCTTACTTTTCCACTGCTCCCCTTCAGCCTTTCTGTTAGAGTGCATACGCGCTCTATGAGTGTGCGCTCTGAGGGTTCGGTGACAGCTTGCTTCCCATTGTCCTATCATTCCTGCCCCACTCACACTCTGCATCCTGTGGAGTTTCCTGCTGGTGAGGGAGCACATCAGGGAGAAACAGAGGGGTGAGAGGCGAGAAAGAAAAGGTAAGAAAAGACCCTGATGATGAGGAGTAAAGTGGAGAAAGTCTTCGCTCAGCACAAAACAAGAGTAAAGTCCTGAAACACCACAGATTtgaagaagtgtgtgtgtgtgtgtgtgtgtgtgttgctgcagcGAGTGTTCCCGCTGGGAGCAGCTTATCTGCGGTCCACTGTGCAGGAAAGGGTGTGTCATTTGGATTTGGATGTTTGTGAGTGTGACGACGGTGATGGAGGGTGATGTTATTGTGATTTTGTGAGAATGCACTGAATGCGTGCAAGTGGCTTTTAGGTCAGAATTTATATGCGTCCTTATATTGTTCAGAGTAGGCAAAAGCTGTAGAAAGTGTAGTCTTTGTGCTGAGTATTTCCATGTTGTACCTATACTTCACTGCTATATTAAACCATTGTTTTTCCgattaatattttacaaacaGAATATTCTGATCAGTTTATGAGATCAAATAAATTGACCAAGTTTAAACCACCCAACCATATATGAAGAAGCGAAATTTATCTCCTACTCAGTCAACCGCAACATTATTGTACTGCTTAGCTTCATGTTGATCCATCCATAATAGTGCCAgataatatacaaatatttcaCTGACTAGATATTTTTGCATACAGCACATTCAGAAAGTATTCTGACACCTTCTCTTGTTGCACACTTTGTTGTGTGATTTACTTTTAAGTGGGTAAAATTGACATTATTgtagattctctggtctgatgtggcaaaaaatgttcctttttgaGCAGAACTTAAAGTATTATATCTGGTGGACACCAGGCACTACTGAGCTCCAAGGTGAAGCACAATATCCAAGTGTTTCTTAGTAAGACTGGCCAGAATGGAGGGAAGGGTGAATGCAGCCAAATACAGAGAGTCATTGAAGAAACAACCTGAGCCACACCTTTCACCACAACAATGATCTGAGGCCAGGACTTTACTGGGGCGAGTATCATTGTATGTCCCATCCAGACCTCCTCATAATCCCCACAGAACATCTGTGGAGAGCTGAACATGTCAGTTGACAGATACTTCACATCCACTATGATAGAACTTGGCAGGATCTCCCAAGTTAATGGGATAAACTGTCCAAATTAAGATGTGCAAAGCTTGTAGATAATTAACTAAGAAGACTACAAACTATAACTTGTCGACCTCAGTATTTTTGTCAATGAGACTTTTTTTGGCAAGaatttctaaaaacatgttttcactttgtcattaGGAGATATATGAATGTGCATTTATGGAGGAAAATTACAATTTCACCCATTTAAGATTAAAACAAAGAGTACAAAAAGTATTTTCTAAACCTCTGTTCTGGGCTGATCTGatctgctgacgtctgacgttacggtgagcgtattgcgtcacttcctgttgtagcgctgtgttgtgttctgtgactgttgtagcttatccactccatctaatttgatattcattaaatctgtgtgtagcggtaatatttgaatcgtaacatacactcgttttcttcacgcaccctctcagtacttaattctaagttaatctgttatctctgtccgctagcctagcacttagcagttagcatggcttctccctcttcctctccttctctttcctgctcagtgtgtcacatgtttagttactcctctgcctcctttagtgataacgatacctgtaataaatgcagtctgtttgtagctttggaggcgaggctctctgaattggaagcgcggctccgcaccatggaaaacaccccgctagctgttagccaggctcccttagccggtgcggaccgcaatagcatagctgctagtgtagcttctgctagccgtcccctagcagctcccgagcagccgggaagtcagggtagctgggtgacagttcgtaggaaacgtagtcctaagttcaagcccgctgtcccggcacaccacaaaccgcttcacgtttctaatcgtttttccccactcaatgacacacccgctgagaaaccaactctgatcattggcagctccgtagtcagaaacgtgaagctagcgacaccagcgaccgtagtaaaatgcctcccaggagccagagcgggcgacatagaagcaaatttgaaactgctggctaaagataatcgtaaatacagtaagattgttattcatgtcggcggtaatgacacccggttacgccaatcggaggtcaccaaagttagtgtggcatcggtgtgtaactttgccaaaaccatgtcggactccgtagttttctctggacccctgcctgatctgacaagcgatgacatgtttagccgtatggcatcgtttcgccgctggtcgtctacgtggtgtactgcaaacgacgttggctttatagacaattggagctctttctggggaaaacctggtctgattaggagagacggcatccatcccactttggctggtgcagctctcatttctagaaatatggctgattttattagaactcctaaagcatgacaacccagagttcagaccaggatgcagagttgtagtcttccacacctctctgcagtttcctctcagctgtcaccctccagtaattcagttagctttattgagactgtgtctgtcccccgaccaccaaaattcaataaattaagcaaatcaaaaataaacaaaagacatagtaaccataaa
It encodes the following:
- the sesn2 gene encoding sestrin-2 isoform X2, yielding MSEHGVEVPRALASGPSAFIPAKEMLKEGPNQDVLIESFLSLGRVDHVTMVMALHPAYLSCFLRTQHALLELDGPLPRHWRHYIALMAAARHHCSYLVQQHSTGFLEAGGEESWLSGLEHAPTKLHSLQTLNKLLAHRPWLITQQHIQELVCPGADPRWSLAELIHAVVLMAHAHSLSSFVWGCGLNPEPDHIGGYTFQPPSPSHLPRSPHSPAHEDGRQELVDGAMEVEVLMKRMVELQQQQEEECTQEEMVTRFERERSESIPTAVVRGAPPDLVLCLVEEPEFRYEDFAPRGEQAPPTMRAQDYSWEDHGFSLVNRLLPDMGQLLDEKFQVVSNLTYHRMAMHEGVDTHTLRKALWNYIHCLYGIRYDDYDYGSVNVLLERSLKVYVKTMACHPEQTTARVYHAFWRHFRHSEKVHANLIVMEARLQAALLYTLRAITHYMR
- the sesn2 gene encoding sestrin-2 isoform X1 — protein: MASKPVPDIKCQANGENTPGGGSGSGRSGRYQSESESDGGPTAKSLARLCSRDEEERTAALEELSQEVLVGLGLARLSKQTLLHLLRLSTSCPLQEVRERATELLRTAQEHGVEVPRALASGPSAFIPAKEMLKEGPNQDVLIESFLSLGRVDHVTMVMALHPAYLSCFLRTQHALLELDGPLPRHWRHYIALMAAARHHCSYLVQQHSTGFLEAGGEESWLSGLEHAPTKLHSLQTLNKLLAHRPWLITQQHIQELVCPGADPRWSLAELIHAVVLMAHAHSLSSFVWGCGLNPEPDHIGGYTFQPPSPSHLPRSPHSPAHEDGRQELVDGAMEVEVLMKRMVELQQQQEEECTQEEMVTRFERERSESIPTAVVRGAPPDLVLCLVEEPEFRYEDFAPRGEQAPPTMRAQDYSWEDHGFSLVNRLLPDMGQLLDEKFQVVSNLTYHRMAMHEGVDTHTLRKALWNYIHCLYGIRYDDYDYGSVNVLLERSLKVYVKTMACHPEQTTARVYHAFWRHFRHSEKVHANLIVMEARLQAALLYTLRAITHYMR